The following proteins come from a genomic window of Micromonas commoda chromosome 2, complete sequence:
- a CDS encoding predicted protein, with protein MTDAAGGSDPPAPPHAVVCVLGQTGAGKTRLAVDIALENGGEVVNCDAMQVYAGLPIATAQASAEEMRGVPHHMLGCVDPTGAVASDAVAGGDRAPGSLAGAIDVRDFRDAALGVIANVIARGKTPVLVGGSDYYLRAVVSESLLDEGEDARAVESSDEDQDDADAATRKTKLDRTKGEPTVGPNDTRDEAAALAAHARLREVDPVSAAKIHPRNTRRVRRYLEIRDSTGEPASEIFARRRRAAADAMRFRSLFLCMRATNDELDLALRRRVDAMLAAGLVRELEAFAAKAKARGASDDARGASQSIGFHEWGRYLRARGFEWTSGEGKDGDAGEGEDVDALRAEAVEAMKADTCRLARRQLRRCRRLERAFGWRVIYLDSTATHAGLRVGDDAAARSAWAKDVREPALAATVSFLAGEDPGGGGAAPSEEEPWTERRCEACDKTLRGETEWRSHVEGKRHRNRIAALRKKREGKHGTRQQASAES; from the coding sequence atgaccgacgccgcgggcgggtcggatccgcccgcgccgccccacgCCGTGGTGTGCGTCCTCGGCCAGACGGGCGCGGGTAAGACCAGGCTCGCGGTGGACATCGCCCTCGAGAATGGCGGTGAGGTTGTGAACTGCGACGCCATGCAGGTGTACGCGGGTTTGcccatcgccaccgcgcaggcgtccgcggaggaaATGCGCGGGGTGCCGCATCACATGCTCGGGTGCGTCGACCCGACGGGCGCCGTGGCATCCGATGCCGTCGCgggaggcgaccgcgccccggggtccctcgccggcgccatcgacgtGCGGGACTtcagggacgccgcgctcggggtcATCGCGAACGTGATCGCGAGGGGTAAGACGCCGGTGCTGGTGGGCGGGAGCGATTACTACCTCcgcgcggtggtgagcgAGTCGCTGCTGGACGAAGGAGAGGACGCGCGAGCCGTCGAGTCCTCGGACGAAGACCaagacgacgcggacgcggcgacgagaaaAACAAAATTGGACCGGACGAAGGGGGAACCGACGGTGGGACCAAACGATAcgcgggacgaggcggcggcgctcgcggctcaCGCGAGgctccgcgaggtcgacccagtctccgccgccaagaTCCACCCGAGAAACACGCGCCGGGTCCGGCGGTACCTCGAGATACGCGACTCGACGGGTGAACCGGCGAGCGAGATattcgcgcggcgacgacgcgccgccgccgacgcgatgagaTTTCGCTCGCTGTTCCTGTGCatgcgcgcgacgaacgacgagcTGGACCTCGCGCTGCGTCGTCGGGTGGACGCCATGTTAGCCGCCGGGTTGGTGCGGGAGCTggaggcgttcgccgcgaaggcaaaggcgcgcggggcgagcgacgacgcgaggggcgcgtcgcAGAGCATCGGGTTCCACGAGTGGGGGAGGTACCTACGCGCTCGAGGGTTCGAGTggacgagcggcgaggggaaGGATGGCGatgccggcgagggcgaagatGTCGATGCGCtgagggcggaggcggtcgaGGCTATGAAGGCGGACACgtgtcgcctcgcgcggcggcagctgCGACGGTgtcggcggctcgagcgcgcatTCGGGTGGAGAGTTATTTATCTGGActcgaccgcgacgcacgcgggtctgagggtcggcgacgacgcggcggcgcgatcggcgtgGGCGAAGGACGTGCGGGagccggcgctggcggcgacaGTCTCGTTTTTGGCGGGGGAGGatcctggcggcggcggggcggctccgtcggaggaggagccgtGGACAGAGCGGCGATGCGAGGCTTGCGACAAGACGCTGCGGGGCGAGACGGAGTGGCGCTCTCACGTGGAGGGAAAGAGACACAGGAATcggatcgcggcgctcaggaAGAAACGGGAGGGGAAGCACGGCACTCGGCAAcaggcgtccgcggagtCGTGA
- a CDS encoding predicted protein, which yields MATEYPRQAPIDPRKSACAAQPSPWFVHPFEEHARGAMRVLRYYSRAATDGQRAELLADVCWKLYGDYFRMKPKVSGTSKTTWVCPALVQPDDDGDNDDGANLSAYNASTWVEADAPNLMIAYLENGDFFRMCHEASRDIQLECASLSWREAADELQFASNILTAYNDVAATDYNLRNAIRAHLETRDLRWEHNRPEIPDTPETHRPRDHALTIADGDWDDDFLVVLESPMSKISVHTELKPPRPAYLRRSSSLPVRATHRCETFPL from the coding sequence ATGGCCACAGAGTACCCCCGTCAGGCGCCCATCGACCCGAGGaagagcgcgtgcgcggcccAGCCGTCGCCCTGGTTCGTGCACCCCTTCGAAGAgcacgcgaggggcgcgatgCGCGTGTTGCGGTACTACTCGCGAGCTGCCACCGACGGCCAGCGCGCGGAACTCTTGGCAGACGTCTGCTGGAAGCTCTACGGTGACTACTTCCGGATGAAACCCAAGGTTTCGGGAACCTCGAAGACCACGTGGGTGTGCCCCGCGCTCGTACAGccggatgacgacggcgacaacgacgacggcgccaaccTCTCTGCTTACAACGCCTCCACGTgggtcgaggcggacgccccAAATTTGATGATCGCCTACCTCGAGAACGGAGACTTCTTCAGGATGTGCCACGAGGCCTCCCGCGATATCCAGCTCGAATGCGCCTCCCTCAGCTGGCGCGaggccgcggacgagctccagTTCGCATCGAACATTCTCACCGCGTAcaacgacgtcgccgcgacggactaCAACCTCCGCAACGCCATCCGTGCCCACCTCGAAACCCGGGATCTCCGCTGGGAGCATAACCGCCCCGAGATTCCCGACACGCCCGAAACCCACAGGCCGCGCGATCACGCGCTCaccatcgccgacggcgattGGGATGACGACTTTCTCGTCGTCCTTGAGTCGCCCATGTCGAAGATCTCGGTCCACACGGAGCTCAAGCCCCCGAGACCCGCCTACCtgaggcgctcctcctccttgccCGTCCGGGCCACTCACAGATGCGAGACCTTCCCGTTGTGA
- a CDS encoding predicted protein, with translation MSENEGNVVDFTTDTADTPGGADEPERESPADDSSEKGGGDKDVTAGQTRRPGRGSIFTSKDVRRQTVVIAKKAFSSVASVGLGLGYLAYLRVRHREQNDPNSCTPFVVHGGKALTRELLSRCPSLQREYELPKWCTNTHAQTLIGYGRMFTIFLEYDRQLVRCADGGQVGLDWLVKARFTPPARPPFTPEEAANRAVVPHNIPAACDLPDDAPVFIMLHGINGGSHEGPSKWAVATGAVRGWRCVALNMRGCNGVPLSNAKVYCAANAEDVRTAVNACKSRYPSAPILLAGYSLGTYVIGTYLAEENSKGFDPVAGAVLISCPMDPVSSLSAMNRSTGLIYQGALSSELSRYYQKHKDQVDTIGEDKNVEFKDKAIRSIADFDKLIVATHGFSEAGEYYDYYAPQRIIPSIRTPTLYLLAMDDPFLGEHEQCEAAIRGSSHVALAHVRKGGHVAFLEKGVGVFGPCWTDRVLGEFLASTLAPRSAAARAVDKALPPVNPQNKDRISRSVFGAQWKQKPNGGGKSALLKQGGVGSLGALGEDGRARL, from the coding sequence ATGAGCGAGAATGAAGGCAACGTCGTTGATTTCACGACGGATACCGCCGATACCCCGGGAGgcgccgacgaacccgaGCGCGAGAGCCCCGCCGACGATTCCTCCGAGAAAGGGGGCGGTGACAAGGACGTAACGGCGGGGCAAACCCGACGGCCCGGCCGCGGCTCCATCTTCACCAGCAAGGACGTCCGCAGGCAgaccgtcgtcatcgccaaAAAGGCGttctcgtccgtcgcgtccgtcggccTGGGCTTGGGCTACCTCGCCTACCTCCGCGTCAGGCATCGCGAGCAGAACGACCCAAACTCGTGCACGCCCTTCGTCGTGCACGGCGGCAAGGCCCTGACCCGCGAGTTGCTGTCTCGATGCCCGAGCCTCCAGCGGGAGTACGAGCTGCCGAAGTGGTGCACCAACACCCACGCGCAGACGCTGATCGGGTACGGGCGGATGTTCACCATCTTCCTGGAGTACGACCGGCAGCTGGTGCGgtgcgccgacggcgggcaGGTCGGGCTGGACTGGCTGGTGAAGGCGCGGttcacgccgcccgcgcgtccgccgttcacccccgaggaggccgcgaaccgcgcggtcgtccccCACAACatccccgcggcgtgcgacctccccgacgacgcccccgtgTTCATCATGCTGCACGGGATCAACGGGGGATCCCACGAGGGCCCCTCGAAATGGGCGGTGGCCACGGGCGCTGTTCGCGGGTGGCGGTGCGTAGCGCTCAACATGCGCGGCTGCAACGGGGTGCCGCTGTCCAACGCGAAGGTGTActgcgccgcgaacgccgaggacgtgcgcACGGCCGTCAACGCGTGCAAGTCCAGGtacccgtccgcgcccatccTCCTGGCGGGGTATTCCCTCGGAACCTACGTCATAGGGACCTACCTGGCGGAGGAGAACAGCAAGGGGTTCGACccggtcgcgggcgcggtttTGATCTCGTGCCCGATGGACCCGGTCTCCTCGTTATCCGCCATGAACAGGTCAACCGGCCTGATATACCAGGGCGCCCTGAGCTCCGAGTTGTCGCGGTACTATCAGAAGCACAAGGACCAGGTGGACACCATAGGCGAGGACAAGAACGTCGAGTTCAAGGACAAGGCTATCCGATCAATCGCCGACTTTGACAAGCTCATAGTCGCGACGCACGGTTTCTCGGAAGCGGGCGAGTACTACGACTACTACGCGCCGCAGCGCATAATACCCAGCATCCGGACCCCGACGCTTTATCTGCTCGCCATGGACGATCCGTTCCTGGGCGAGCACGAGCagtgcgaggcggcgatccgCGGGAGCTCGCACGTGGCGCTCGCTCACGTTCGGAAGGGCGGGCACGTCGCTTTTTTGGAGAAGGGCGTCGGTGTATTCGGGCCGTGCTGGACGGACAGGGTGCTGGGGGAGTTTCTGGCGTCGACGctggcgccgaggagcgcggcggcgagggcggtggacAAGGCTTTGCCCCCCGTGAACCCTCAGAACAAGGACCGGATCAGCCGGAGTGTTTTCGGAGCTCAGTGGAAGCAGAAACCAAACGGCGGGGGCAAGTCAGCGTTGCTGAagcagggcggcgtcgggtccctcggcgccctcggcgaggacggccgCGCCCGGCTGTGA
- a CDS encoding predicted protein, which translates to LPDDAPVFIMLHGINGGSHEGPTKWAVATGAVRGWRCVALNLRGCNGVPLSSAKVYCAASAEDVRAAVDAARRRYPSAPILLAGYSLGTYVIGTYLAEENSHGRDPVAGAVLVSCPLDPHSSHAGLNRDAGLVYNGAITAELRRYYRKHVDVVGHVGGAGFSAKLIRDFERELIVATHGFDSVEEYYHYFAPQRIIPSIRTPTLYVVAKDDPFLGETEQCEAAIRGSSHVALAHVRKGGHVAFLEKGVGVFGPCWTDRVLGEFL; encoded by the coding sequence ctccccgacgacgcccccgtgTTCATCATGCTGCACGGGATCAACGGGGGATCCCACGAGGGCCCAACGAAATGGGCGGTGGCCACGGGCGCTGTTCGCGGGTGGCGGTGCGTGGCGCTCAACCTCCGGGGATGCAACGGGGTGCCCTTATCATCCGCGAAGGTGTactgcgccgcgtccgccgaggacgtgcgggccgcggtggacgccgccagACGCAGGtacccgtccgcgcccatccTCTTGGCGGGGTATTCCCTCGGAACCTACGTCATAGGGACCTACCTGGCGGAGGAGAACAGCCACGGCCGGGACccggtcgcgggcgcggtttTGGTATCCTGTCCCCTCGACCCGCACAGCTCACACGCGGGTCTGAACAGAGACGCCGGCCTGGTGTACAACGGCGCCATCACCGCGGAGTTGCGGAGATACTACAGGAaacacgtcgacgtcgtcgggcacGTGGGAGGCGCGGGTTTCAGCGCTAAACTCATACGCGACTTTGAGAGGGAGCTCATAGTCGCGACGCACGGGTTCGACTCGGTGGAGGAGTACTATCACTACTTCGCGCCGCAGCGCATAATACCCAGCATCCGGACCCCGACGCTGTACGTCGTGGCGAAGGACGATCCGTTCCTGGGGGAGACGGAGCagtgcgaggcggcgatccgCGGGAGCTCGCACGTGGCGCTCGCTCACGTTCGGAAGGGCGGGCACGTCGCATTTTTGGagaagggcgtcggcgtgttCGGGCCGTGCTGGACGGACAGGGTGCTGGGGGAGTTTCTG
- a CDS encoding predicted protein, whose translation MKLNIANPATGQQKKLEITDESKLRVFYDKRIAAEIPGEALGDEYKGYIFKVMGGNDKQGFGMRQGVLTAQRVFLLMSPKTQGMRGHGRRKGERRRKACRGCIISPDIAVLNLMIVKQGDAALPGLTDEEKPRMRGPKRASKIRKLFALSKDDDVRKYVNTYRREFESATGKKKSKAPKIQRLITADRLRRKKIEKNEHAAKIAKSKAEAAEYQKLLSMRLKEARERRSESLAKRRASSLAKKEAK comes from the exons ATGAAG CTCAACATTGCTAACCCCGCCACGGGGCAGCAGAAGAAGCTTGAGATCACCGATGAGTCCAAGCT GCGTGTCTTCTATGACAAGCGCATCGCGGCCGAGATCCCCGGCGAGGCCCTCGGTGACGAGTACAAGGGTTACATCTTCAAGGTGATGGGCGGCAACGACAAGCAGGGCTTCGGCATGAGGCAGGGCGTCCTCACCGCCCAGCGCGTGTTCCTCCTGATGTCCCCCAAGACCCAGGGCATGCGCGGCCACGGTCGCCGCAAGGGTGAGCGCCGTCGCAAGGCTTGCCGCGGTTGCATCATCTCCCCGGACATCGCCGTCCTCAACCTCATGATTGTGAAgcagggcgacgcggcgctccccggcctcaccgacgaggagaagcCCCGCATGCGCGGTCCCAAGCGCGCGTCCAAGATCCGCAAGCTCTTCGCGCTCTCCAAGGATGACGACGTTCGCAAGTACGTCAACACCTACCGCCGCGAGTTCGAGTCCGCGACTGGCAAGAAGAAGTCCAAGGCTCCCAAGATTCAGCGCCTCATCACCGCCGATCGCCTTCGCCGCAAGAAGATCGAGAAGAACGAGCACGCCGCCAAGATCGCCAAGtccaaggctgaggcggccGAGTACCAGAAGCTCCTCTCCATGCGCCTCAAGGAggctcgcgagcgtcgctccgagtccctcgccaagcgtcgcgcgtcctccctcgccaagaaggaggccaAGTAA
- a CDS encoding predicted protein, protein MGSLLPPGFLRASPGDLLDAEQTRYERDLKAALEASLRDDDVERDEDVYLAVQAMARMEAGDVGTSKDGDDDAASAASLRSDIESAVAVLAREQANCASRLSKLDAQLSSSSEPPAKLRERHAEASEETAMLARRRDRLERAASELDAMEVALNGSDAPPDERRALRECILHSLLTDLDGGDEKRRAKAHTHEDTERRPKGGFVSRLLGRRKIAVVDDDEESTFANPNDLGRASGLDEDFSEDFSGDFSDDLARTSGMSDLARASGAGRLARPSGGAPRGVHEMQSLLGDIKRMAAKMESESRGNRRGAEEGEGSTDGEPSSSARGAVRSELALFENLRHTLLDIETRKRRSGFRSGSGSGEGSDSFDREAEARAGLLADLAREIRGASPADAQSLHEFLEKIDEVLASLSDEREVLRRVDAWPGAKLEAMRELSHLLAELDEMAHAARQWPRLDPNSRALRTSAKAAAVMWACDEERGKISRAADAMRRRIESIERTIAADVARFARHGLGGVDIEVKLAATKHASLTLADRYARVSLLAAERAVLEDDGHYGIIKARETLASAVRFGLRSHELAGGFDAQSREALEDVRAFLASIDETREED, encoded by the coding sequence ATGGGCTCTCTTCTCCCACCTGGGTTcctccgcgcctcccccggGGATCTCCTGGACGCGGAGCAGACCCGATACGAGCGCGACCTCAaggccgcgctcgaggcgtccctgagggatgacgacgtcgaacgcgacgaggacgtctaCCTCGCGGTGCAGGCCATGGCTCGGATGGAGGCCGGGGACGTTGGGACGAGTaaagacggcgacgacgacgccgcgtcggcggcgtcgctcagGTCCGACATCgagtccgccgtcgcggtcctgGCCAGGGAGCAGGCCAACTGCGCGTCGAGGCTCTCCAAGTTGGACGCGCagctctcgtcgtcgtcggagccgccCGCGAAGCTGAGGGAGCGgcacgcggaggcgtccgaGGAAAcggcgatgctcgcgcggcgacgggaccgtctcgagcgcgccgcgtcggagctcgacgccatggaGGTGGCGCTCAacgggagcgacgcgccgccggatGAGCGAAGGGCGCTGCGGGAATGCATCCTCCACTCCCTCCTCACCgatctcgacggcggcgacgagaagaGAAGGGCAAAGGCGCACACACACGAGGACACCGAGCGTCGACCCAAGGGAGGGTTCGTGTCCAGGCTGTTGGGCCGCAGGAAGATCGccgtggtggacgacgacgaggagtccACCTTCGCCAACCCGAACGACCTCGGCCGAGCGTCCGGACTCGACGAAGACTTCTCCGAAGACTTCTCCGGAGACTTCTCCGATGACCTGGCGAGAACGAGCGGGATGAGCGACCTGGCGAGGGccagcggcgccgggcgactcgcgcgacccagcggcggcgcgccccggggGGTTCACGAGATGCAGAGCCTGCTCGGGGACATAAagaggatggcggcgaagATGGAATCCGAGTCGAGGGGAAATCGGCGAGGAGCGGAAGAGGGCGAGGGATCGACCGACGGGGAACCCTCGTcttcggcgcgcggcgcggtgcgcagcgagctcgcgctcttCGAAAACCTGCGCCACACGCTCCTCGACATCGAGACGAGGAAGAGGCGGTCGGGGTTTaggtcgggctcgggctcgggggaAGGGTCGGATAGTTTCGatcgcgaggcggaggcgagggcgggtcTGCTGGCGGATCTGGCTCGCGAGATtcgcggggcgtcgccggcggacgCCCAATCCCTTCACGAGTTTCTCGAGAAGATcgacgaggtgctcgcgtcgctgagcgacgagcgcgaggtgttgaggcgcgtggacgcgtggCCGGGCGCGAAGTTGGAGGCCATGCGCGAGCTAAGCCATTTACTCGCGGAGCTTGACGAGATGGCACACGCGGCTCGCCAGTGGCCGAGGCTCGACCCCAACTCGAGGGCGCTTCGAACttccgccaaggctgccgcggtcATGTGGGCGTGCGACGAGGAGCGAGGGAAGatatcgcgcgcggcggacgccatgCGTCGACGTATCGAGTCCATCGAACGGACAATCGCCGCGGATGTCGCGAGATTCGCCCGTCACGGCTTAGGGGGGGTGGACATCGAGGTCAAGCTGGCCGCGACGAAGCACGCGTCGCTGACCCTGGCGGATCGGTACGCGCGCGTCAGcttgctcgccgcggaacgGGCGGTGTTGGAGGACGACGGACACTACGGGATAATAaaggcgcgggagacgctggcgagcgcggtgcgaTTCGGGCTGCGAtcgcacgagctcgccggagggttcgacgcgcaaagccgcgaggcgctcgaggacgtgCGCGCCTTTCTCGCGTCGATCGACGAGACGAGGGAGGAGGATTGA
- a CDS encoding predicted protein has product MSGPAPDPDPSIQRELTSRWPGRREQVGQLLGLLGAPHDHALPIFVHGPPVTGKSSIVRDVFTALGRPFAYVSLVDAHGPRLLLDAIVEELRPWLRDSEKPARCDRLADLVSTLRRGIRPDSPAIYLVIDEATRLLDWKGEQQLLPALMKLSELTGRNVGTVLVATPGWDAFRSAAGVRTPMPVFFDAYNDAQLRAILTRELPPNADPALYRNFITSILPMYTATCKSLHELRALLAPLWRRYVKPWEDAKDAIDEARARRREEKENARVSNGTERGDGNVGDGDVGDRDVGDEKSAPGEDGEAERAWEAENLPRLPQSAELFFALTTARGGSSAGNDGGSDHQHQQVAHQKPAKAPYRGRYLHSGLAVPMSPAALALARGAWPVPEDVGVLSGPGLDFDIPRLTKFMLVSAYLATCNSEAVDRRLFGHMVEGRRAGTSAVGTGGGKRRRGALSADRQQEAAASAALEGPRAFSLERLLAYFRMVTKQSYDEAGAGSEDLARELLSADVFMQISSAVALGLLSRVGGADPLESARYRCDIGDDLAQKIAANLRVNLNNYLSYV; this is encoded by the coding sequence ATGTCGGGACCGGCGCCGGACCCCGACCCTTCCATACAGCGGGAGCTCACCTCGCGCTGGCCCGGCAGACGCGAGCAGGTCGGGCAGCTCCTCGGcctgctcggcgcgccccaCGACCACGCGTTGCCCATCTTCGTCCACGGCCCGCCGGTGACGGGCAAGTCCTCCATCGTGCGCGACGtcttcaccgcgctcgggcgcCCGTTCGCGTATGTCTCCctcgtggacgcgcacgGGCCTCGTCTCCTCTTAGATgccatcgtcgaggagctcaggcCGTGGCTGAGGGACTCGGAGAAgcccgcgcgatgcgacCGGCTCGCCGATCTCGTCTCgacgctccgtcgcgggatcAGGCCGGACTCCCCAGCCATCTACctcgtcatcgacgaggcgacgcgttTGCTGGACTGGAAGGGCGAGCAGCAGCTCCTGCCCGCGCTCATGAAGCTCTCGGAGCTGACGGGCCGCAACGTCGgcaccgtcctcgtcgccacaCCCGGGTGGGACGCCTTCcgatccgccgcgggtgtGCGAACACCGATGCCCGTCTTCTTCGACGCGTACAACGACGCGCAGCTCAGAGCCATCCTGACGAGGGAACTCCCACCAaacgcggacccggcgctgtACCGCAACTTCATCACCTCGATCCTGCCCATGTACACGGCGACGTGCAAGTCCCTGCACGAGCTGAGGGCGTTACTCGCGCCGCTGTGGCGCCGGTACGTGAAACCGTGGGAGGACGCGAAGGATGCGATTGACGAAGcgagggcgcgtcggcgggaggagaaggagaacgcCCGCGTCTCGAACGGGAcggagcgcggggacgggaaTGTTGGGGACGGGGATGTTGGGGACCGGGATGTtggggacgaaaagtcggcacccggggaggatggggaggcggagagggcgtgggaggcggagaatttgccgcggctgccgcagTCGGCGGAGCTCTTCTTCGCGCTCACCACCGCCAGGGGCGGGTCATCGGCGGGGAACGACGGCGGCAGCGATCATCAGCATCAGCAAGTCGCGCATCAGAAGCCGGCCAAGGCGCCGTACCGGGGCCGATACCTGCACTCGGGCCTCGCCGTGCCCATGTCCCCCGCGGCTTTGGCGTTGGCTCGAGGCGCGTGGCCCGTGCCCGAGGACGTAGGCGTTCTCAGCGGGCCCGGGCTCGATTTCGACATCCCGCGGCTCACCAAGTTCATGCTCGTCTCCGCGTACCTCGCGACGTGCAACAGCGAGGCGGTGGACAGGCGATTGTTCGGTCACATGGTGGAGGGTCGGCGAgcggggacgtcggcggTTGGGACGGGTGGGGGTaagcgtcggcgaggcgcgctcAGCGCCGATCGGCAgcaggaggctgcggcgtccgcggcgctcgagggacCGCGCGCGTTCTCGCTCGAGCGGTTGCTGGCGTACTTTCGCATGGTGACGAAGCAGTCGtacgacgaggcgggcgccgggagcgAGGACTTGGCGCGGGAGCTGCTGAGCGCGGATGTCTTTATGCAGATttcgagcgcggtggcgttggGTCTGTTGTCGCGGGTTGGGGGCGCGGATCCGCTGGAGAGCGCGCGGTACAGGTGCGACATCGGGGACGATCTGGCGCAGAAGATCGCGGCGAACCTGCGGGTCAACTTGAACAACTACCTGTCGTACGTGTGA
- a CDS encoding predicted protein, translating to MEPFATAPSQRHLPFGAASNVLGAAAPPFVPRDHYHHHHHQQQQQPLHPQVILTGGQTQQQPLGAKSAPATPYSHGMHALPVSPLTGCVSIPGSPMRPLQSGQQPSVSDYFHRPKDLGFADRGYFPSPRRPQNLPQSFQQIEIQPTQPGAGIHPFVDHHHQQQQQQHQHQHELHHELHHRHQHVPPWLAPTSPLQNPPSAGSSLAPSPLASPRTGGVQRTGGGPPSPSQNLALAGSGTPADPLFHRLLRQAHGQQWEQSREQQWEQYQSPVSCPPCSQQHSLYKTELCRSWEETGTCRYGAKCQFSHGRDELRPVLRHPKYKTEVCRTFAQNGTCPYGTRCRFIHQRAPTKSVLGTLVAGAHAVIPSDWRPEGRKGSQGNGRDGSGTGGGGSERGGRRDSEDAPRRLPIFQRIAADEEDEGDEKEREALIARTRKRIPTPRVFPGLSGSAAKPPSAATGPPRFDIDGSA from the coding sequence atggagcccttcgcgacggcgccgtcgcagcGGCACCTacccttcggcgccgcgagcaacgtcctcggcgcggcggccccgCCGTTCGTCCCCAGGGACCACtaccaccaccaccaccaccagcagcagcagcagcctcTTCACCCACAGGTCATACTGACGGGGGGACAGACGCAGCAGCAGCCCCTCGGAGCCAagtccgccccggcgacgccctaCTCCCACGGCATGCACGCCTTACCCGTATCGCCCCTCACCGGGTGCGTCTCCATCCCCGGCTCCCCCATGCGTCCGCTCCAGAGCGGCCAACAGCCGTCGGTGAGCGACTACTTCCACAGACCGAAGGACCTCGGCTTCGCGGACCGCGGCTACTTCCCGAGTCCGCGGAGACCGCAGAACCTGCCGCAGTCGTTCCAGCAGATCGAGATCCAACCGACccagcccggcgcgggcatcCACCCGTTCGTCGACCACCATCatcaacaacaacaacaacaacaccAACACCAACACGAACTTCACCACGAACTTCACCACCGACACCAACACGTGCCCCCGTGGCTCGCCCCGACGTCCCCGCTCCAAAACCCGCCCAGCGCCGGTAGCTCcctcgcgccttcgccgctcGCATCGCCGAGGACCGGCGGCGTTCAAAGGACGGGTGGgggtccgccgtcgccctcgcaaAACCTCGCACTCGCCGGCTCGGGCACGCCGGCGGATCCGCTTTTCCATCGCCTGCTGCGACAGGCGCACGGGCAGCAGTGGGAGCAGTCGCGGGAGCAGCAGTGGGAGCAGTATCAGTCGCCCGTGTCGTGCCCGCCGTGTTCGCAGCAGCACTCGCTGTACAAGACGGAGTTGTGCAGGTCGTGGGAGGAGACCGGGACGTGTCGGTACGGCGCCAAGTGCCAGTTCTCGcacggccgcgacgagctgAGGCCCGTGCTTCGGCATCCAAAGTACAAGACGGAGGTGTGCAGGACGTTCGCGCAGAACGGCACGTGTCCGTACGGCACCCGGTGTAGGTTCATCCACCAGAGGGCGCCCACGAAGAGCGTTCTCGGGACGctggtcgccggcgcgcacgcggtgaTACCCTCGGACTGGAGACCCGAGGGGAGGAAGGGTTCCCAGGGcaacgggcgcgacggatcgGGAACGGGGGGAGGCgggagcgagcgcggcggccgacgggATTCGgaagacgcgccgcgccgcttgCCCATCTTCCAGCGCAtagcggcggacgaggaggacgagggggACGAGAAAGAGAGggaggcgctcatcgcgaggACTCGAAAGAGgatcccgacgccgcgggtcttTCCGGGTCTTTCCGGAAGCGCGGCGaaaccgccgagcgcggcgaccggtcCGCCGAGGTTCGACATCGACGGGAGCgcgtga